One window from the genome of Bufo bufo chromosome 4, aBufBuf1.1, whole genome shotgun sequence encodes:
- the IWS1 gene encoding protein IWS1 homolog isoform X8, with amino-acid sequence MEADYYSPENSDDGGATPVQDERESGSDDEGNDHEQHGSGGESPGNRYENDDSDAEEANKDGGSGSENEANNSDDDERRPRNSSDVENDSFNHNASDSETEVAHNHVASDSEDEAPRKKDTDDDGTPVKGVVSDSEEEVRSRHSASDSDEDRPTKRKGNRNDDSEDEAPAKHAGSDSEDEAPAKRAGSDSEDEAPAKRAGSDSEDEAPAKRAGSDSEDEAPAKRAGSDSEDEAPAKRAGSDSEDEAPAKRAGSDSEDEAPAKRAGSDSEDEAPATRAGSDSEDEAPAKRAGSDSEDEAPAKRAGSDSEDEVRKKRKKRVDSDSEDEAPAKRVDSDSEDEAPAKRVGSDSEDEAPAKRVGSDSEDETPAKRVGSDSEDEAPAKRVGSDSEDEAPAKRVGSDSEDEAPAKRVGSDSEDEAPAKRVGSDSEDEAPAKRVGSDSEDEAPAKRVGSDSKDKVRKKRKKRVASDSEDEVAKKRAVSSGDEAPVKRMATDSNDEAPDKRVASDSEDERPVKRPARRAVSGSDDDAPKKKASGSEDEAPAKRKIVDSDDEVTTKRAVSDSDDERPSKPVHSDSEEDTTAKPAANDSEDEFPRMKRKIVSSDDSDDEVKRKMTKRKKKRAPRRSSESDNSASESAKKKAASDSEEENDEKISKRKTILSDSEDEETSDKPANKKSRILSDGDGSDSDASSKKTTTKKKAMSSDSEAEDETKSKGEPQIPEKKLFGSDSESGNDEENLIADIFGESGDEEEEEFTGFNQEDLEGAKPAAPKPAAEEDSDSDVDVKSGKMMDFKSDFEIMLEKKKSMSAKRRRNRDGGTFISDADDVVNAMIMKMTEAAEEDRNLNTSKKPALKKLTLLPTVVMHLKKQDLKETFIDSGVMSAIKEWLSPLPDRSLPALKIREELLKILQELPSVSQETLKHSGIGRAVMYLYKHPKESRPNKDIAGKLINEWSRPIFGLTSNYKGMTREEREQRDLEQMPQRRRLSSSGGQTPRRDLDKVLTGEEKALRPGDPGFCARARVPLPSNKDYVVRPKWNVEMESSRGSAKKGVSRLDKQMRKFTDIRKKSRFGHAVKISIEGNKMPL; translated from the exons ATGGAGGCGGACTACTACAGCCCGGAGAACTCGG atgatgggggtgcaaCCCCAGTACAAGATGAGCGAGAGTCTGGCTCTGACGATGAAGGAAATGATCATGAGCAGCACGGATCAGGAGGTGAAAGTCCAGGGAATAGATATGAG AATGACGACAGTGATGCTGAAGAAGCAAACAAAGATGGAGGCAGCGGTTCAGAAAACGAAGCCAATAATTCAGATGATGATGAGCGGAGACCACGCAACTCCAGTGACGTGGAGAATGATAGTTTTAATCACAATGCTAGTGACTCTGAAACTGAAGTGGCTCATAATCATGTTGCCAGTGATTCAGAGGATGAGGCACCCCGGAAAAAAGATACTGATGATGATGGCACTCCTGTTAAAGGTGTAGTAAGTGACTCTGAAGAAGAGGTACGGTCTAGACATTCAGCCAGTGATTCAGATGAGGATAGACCTACTAAAAGAAAGGGAAACAGGAACGATGACTCGGAAGATGAGGCCCCTGCCAAGCATGCGGGCAGTGACTCGGAAGATGAGGCCCCTGCCAAGCGTGCGGGCAGTGACTCGGAAGATGAGGCCCCTGCCAAGCGTGCGGGCAGTGACTCGGAAGATGAGGCCCCTGCCAAGCGTGCGGGCAGTGACTCGGAAGATGAGGCCCCTGCCAAGCGTGCGGGCAGTGACTCGGAAGATGAGGCCCCTGCCAAGCGTGCGGGCAGTGACTCGGAAGATGAGGCCCCTGCCAAGCGTGCGGGCAGTGACTCGGAAGATGAGGCCCCTGCCAAGCGTGCGGGCAGTGACTCGGAAGATGAGGCCCCTGCCACGCGTGCGGGCAGTGACTCGGAAGATGAGGCCCCTGCCAAGCGTGCGGGCAGTGACTCGGAAGATGAGGCCCCTGCCAAGCGTGCGGGCAGTGACTCGGAGGATGAAGTTCGTAAGaagcgcaagaagcgtgtggacagTGACTCGGAAGATGAAGCCCCTGCCAAGCGTGTGGACAGTGACTCGGAAGATGAAGCCCCTGCCAAGCGTGTGGGCAGTGACTCGGAAGATGAAGCCCCTGCCAAGCGTGTGGGCAGTGACTCGGAAGATGAAACCCCTGCCAAGCGTGTGGGCAGTGACTCGGAAGATGAAGCCCCTGCCAAGCGTGTGGGCAGTGACTCGGAA GATGAAGCCCCTGCCAAGCGTGTGGGCAGTGACTCGGAAGATGAAGCCCCTGCCAAGCGTGTGGGCAGTGACTCGGAAGATGAAGCCCCTGCCAAGCGTGTGGGCAGTGACTCGGAAGATGAAGCCCCTGCCAAGCGTGTGGGCAGTGACTCGGAAGATGAAGCCCCTGCCAAGCGTGTGGGCAGTGACTCGAAGGATAAAGTCCGTAAGAAGCGCAAGAAGCGTGTAGCCAGTGACTCAGAAGATGAGGTTGCTAAGAAGCGTGCAGTCAGCTCTGGAGATGAAGCTCCTGTCAAGCGCATGGCCACTGACTCTAATGATGAAGCTCCTGACAAGCGTGTGGCCAGTGACTCTGAGGATGAGAGACCTGTTAAGCGCCCTGCTAGGCGTGCTGTCAGTGGCTCAGATGATGATGCCCCTAAAAAAAAGGCTAGTGGGTCAGAAGATGAAGCCCCTGCTAAACGAAAAATTGTTGACTCAGATGATGAAGTTACTACTAAGCGTGCGGTTAGTGACTCGGATGATGAACGTCCTTCTAAACCAGTGCACAGTGACTCTGAAGAGGATACAACTGCAAAACCTGCAGCAAATGATTCAGAGGATGAATTTCCTAGGATGAAAAGAAAAATTGTGTCATCAGATGATAGTGAtgatgaagtgaaaagaaaaatgACTAAGAGAAAGAAGAAAAGAGCACCACGCCGAAGTTCAGAGAGTGATAATAGTGCAAGTGAGAGTGCCAAGAAGAAGGCCGCTTCGGACAGTGAGGAAGAAAATGATGAGAAAATTTCAAAGAGGAAAACTATTCTTTCTGACAGTGAAGATGAAGAGACATCCGATAAACCAG CCAATAAAAAGAGTCGAATCCTCTCAGATGGTGATGGTTCTGACAGTGACGCGTCCTCCAAGAAAACTACTACAAAAAAGAAGGCAATgtcatctgacagtgaagctgagGATGAGACAAAATCTAAGGGCGAGCCACAAATTCCGGAGAAGAAGCTCTTTGGAAGTGACAGTGAATCTGGAAATGATGAAGA aaatctAATTGCAGACATTTTTGGAGAGTCtggtgatgaagaggaggaggagtttaCA GGTTTTAACCAAGAGGACCTGGAAGGAGCAAAGCCAGCAGCGCCCAAGCCAGCAGCAGAGGAAGATTCTGACTCTGACGTTGATGTAAAATCTGGTAAAAT GATGGATTTCAAATCTGACTTTGAAATTATGTTAGAGAAGAAGAAGAGCATGAGTGCTAAGAGGCGAAGGAATCGGGATGGTGGCACTTTCATAAGTGATGCAGATGACGTAGTGAATGCCATGATAATGAAAATGACTGAAGCAGCAGAG GAAGATAGAAACCTGAACACAAGCAAGAAGCCAGCATTGAAGAAATTAACACTGCTCCCCACTGTAGTGATGCATCTAAAAAA ACAAGATTTGAAAGAGACGTTTATTGATAGCGGCGTCATGTCTGCCATAAAAGAATGGCTTTCTCCCCTTCCTGACCGCAGCTTGCCTGCGCTAAAAATCAGAGAGGAACTTCTTAAGATACTTCAAGAG cTGCCTAGTGTGAGTCAGGAGACGCTAAAACACAGTGGCATTGGCAGAGCTGTCATGTACCTATACAAACATCCTAAAGAGTCCAGGCCGAATAAGGATATTGCTGGCAAGCTGATAA ATGAATGGTCACGACCTATTTTTGGGTTGACCTCCAACTACAAGGGGATGACAAGAGAAGAGAGAGAACAAAGAGATCTGGAACAGATGCCACAGCGGAGAAGGTTGAGCAG CTCGGGGGGGCAGACACCACGCAGGGACCTGGATAAAGTGTTGACTGGAGAAGAGAA GGCATTACGTCCAGGTGACCCTGGTTTTTGTGCACGAGCGAGAGTTCCTCTGCCCTCTAACAAGGATTATGTTGTCCGTCCAAAATGGAATGTGGAGATGGAATCTTCCCGG
- the IWS1 gene encoding protein IWS1 homolog isoform X3, translating into MEADYYSPENSDDGGATPVQDERESGSDDEGNDHEQHGSGGESPGNRYENDDSDAEEANKDGGSGSENEANNSDDDERRPRNSSDVENDSFNHNASDSETEVAHNHVASDSEDEAPRKKDTDDDGTPVKGVVSDSEEEVRSRHSASDSDEDRPTKRKGNRNDDSEDEAPAKHAGSDSEDEAPAKRAGSDSEDEAPAKRAGSDSEDEAPAKRAGSDSEDEAPAKRAGSDSEDEAPAKRAGSDSEDEAPAKRAGSDSEDEAPAKRAGSDSEDEAPATRAGSDSEDEAPAKRAGSDSEDEAPAKRAGSDSEDEVRKKRKKRVDSDSEDEAPAKRVDSDSEDEAPAKRVGSDSEDEAPAKRVGSDSEDETPAKRVGSDSEDEAPAKRVGSDSEDEAPAKRVGSDSEDEAPAKRVGSDSEDEAPAKRVGSDSEDEAPAKRVGSDSEDEAPAKRVGSDSKDKVRKKRKKRVDSDSEDEAPAKRVGSDSEDEAPAKRVGSDSEDEAPAKRVGSDSEDEAPAKRVGSDSEDEAPAKRVGSDSKDKVRKKRKKRVASDSEDEVAKKRAVSSGDEAPDKRVASDSEDERPVKRPARRAVSGSDDDAPKKKASGSEDEAPAKRKIVDSDDEVTTKRAVSDSDDERPSKPVHSDSEEDTTAKPAANDSEDEFPRMKRKIVSSDDSDDEVKRKMTKRKKKRAPRRSSESDNSASESAKKKAASDSEEENDEKISKRKTILSDSEDEETSDKPANKKSRILSDGDGSDSDASSKKTTTKKKAMSSDSEAEDETKSKGEPQIPEKKLFGSDSESGNDEENLIADIFGESGDEEEEEFTGFNQEDLEGAKPAAPKPAAEEDSDSDVDVKSGKMMDFKSDFEIMLEKKKSMSAKRRRNRDGGTFISDADDVVNAMIMKMTEAAEEDRNLNTSKKPALKKLTLLPTVVMHLKKQDLKETFIDSGVMSAIKEWLSPLPDRSLPALKIREELLKILQELPSVSQETLKHSGIGRAVMYLYKHPKESRPNKDIAGKLINEWSRPIFGLTSNYKGMTREEREQRDLEQMPQRRRLSSSGGQTPRRDLDKVLTGEEKALRPGDPGFCARARVPLPSNKDYVVRPKWNVEMESSRGSAKKGVSRLDKQMRKFTDIRKKSRFGHAVKISIEGNKMPL; encoded by the exons ATGGAGGCGGACTACTACAGCCCGGAGAACTCGG atgatgggggtgcaaCCCCAGTACAAGATGAGCGAGAGTCTGGCTCTGACGATGAAGGAAATGATCATGAGCAGCACGGATCAGGAGGTGAAAGTCCAGGGAATAGATATGAG AATGACGACAGTGATGCTGAAGAAGCAAACAAAGATGGAGGCAGCGGTTCAGAAAACGAAGCCAATAATTCAGATGATGATGAGCGGAGACCACGCAACTCCAGTGACGTGGAGAATGATAGTTTTAATCACAATGCTAGTGACTCTGAAACTGAAGTGGCTCATAATCATGTTGCCAGTGATTCAGAGGATGAGGCACCCCGGAAAAAAGATACTGATGATGATGGCACTCCTGTTAAAGGTGTAGTAAGTGACTCTGAAGAAGAGGTACGGTCTAGACATTCAGCCAGTGATTCAGATGAGGATAGACCTACTAAAAGAAAGGGAAACAGGAACGATGACTCGGAAGATGAGGCCCCTGCCAAGCATGCGGGCAGTGACTCGGAAGATGAGGCCCCTGCCAAGCGTGCGGGCAGTGACTCGGAAGATGAGGCCCCTGCCAAGCGTGCGGGCAGTGACTCGGAAGATGAGGCCCCTGCCAAGCGTGCGGGCAGTGACTCGGAAGATGAGGCCCCTGCCAAGCGTGCGGGCAGTGACTCGGAAGATGAGGCCCCTGCCAAGCGTGCGGGCAGTGACTCGGAAGATGAGGCCCCTGCCAAGCGTGCGGGCAGTGACTCGGAAGATGAGGCCCCTGCCAAGCGTGCGGGCAGTGACTCGGAAGATGAGGCCCCTGCCACGCGTGCGGGCAGTGACTCGGAAGATGAGGCCCCTGCCAAGCGTGCGGGCAGTGACTCGGAAGATGAGGCCCCTGCCAAGCGTGCGGGCAGTGACTCGGAGGATGAAGTTCGTAAGaagcgcaagaagcgtgtggacagTGACTCGGAAGATGAAGCCCCTGCCAAGCGTGTGGACAGTGACTCGGAAGATGAAGCCCCTGCCAAGCGTGTGGGCAGTGACTCGGAAGATGAAGCCCCTGCCAAGCGTGTGGGCAGTGACTCGGAAGATGAAACCCCTGCCAAGCGTGTGGGCAGTGACTCGGAAGATGAAGCCCCTGCCAAGCGTGTGGGCAGTGACTCGGAAGATGAAGCCCCTGCCAAGCGTGTGGGCAGTGACTCGGAAGATGAAGCCCCTGCCAAGCGTGTGGGCAGTGACTCGGAAGATGAAGCCCCAGCCAAGCGTGTGGGCAGTGACTcggaggatgaggcccctgccaaGCGTGTGGGCAGTGACTCGGAAGATGAAGCCCCTGCCAAGCGTGTGGGCAGTGACTCGAAGGATAAAGTCCGTAAGaagcgcaagaagcgtgtggacagTGACTCGGAGGATGAAGCCCCTGCCAAGCGTGTGGGCAGTGACTCGGAAGATGAAGCCCCTGCCAAGCGTGTGGGCAGTGACTCGGAAGATGAAGCCCCTGCCAAGCGTGTGGGCAGTGACTCGGAAGATGAAGCCCCTGCCAAGCGTGTGGGCAGTGACTCGGAAGATGAAGCCCCTGCCAAGCGTGTGGGCAGTGACTCGAAGGATAAAGTCCGTAAGAAGCGCAAGAAGCGTGTAGCCAGTGACTCAGAAGATGAGGTTGCTAAGAAGCGTGCAGTCAGCTCTGGA GATGAAGCTCCTGACAAGCGTGTGGCCAGTGACTCTGAGGATGAGAGACCTGTTAAGCGCCCTGCTAGGCGTGCTGTCAGTGGCTCAGATGATGATGCCCCTAAAAAAAAGGCTAGTGGGTCAGAAGATGAAGCCCCTGCTAAACGAAAAATTGTTGACTCAGATGATGAAGTTACTACTAAGCGTGCGGTTAGTGACTCGGATGATGAACGTCCTTCTAAACCAGTGCACAGTGACTCTGAAGAGGATACAACTGCAAAACCTGCAGCAAATGATTCAGAGGATGAATTTCCTAGGATGAAAAGAAAAATTGTGTCATCAGATGATAGTGAtgatgaagtgaaaagaaaaatgACTAAGAGAAAGAAGAAAAGAGCACCACGCCGAAGTTCAGAGAGTGATAATAGTGCAAGTGAGAGTGCCAAGAAGAAGGCCGCTTCGGACAGTGAGGAAGAAAATGATGAGAAAATTTCAAAGAGGAAAACTATTCTTTCTGACAGTGAAGATGAAGAGACATCCGATAAACCAG CCAATAAAAAGAGTCGAATCCTCTCAGATGGTGATGGTTCTGACAGTGACGCGTCCTCCAAGAAAACTACTACAAAAAAGAAGGCAATgtcatctgacagtgaagctgagGATGAGACAAAATCTAAGGGCGAGCCACAAATTCCGGAGAAGAAGCTCTTTGGAAGTGACAGTGAATCTGGAAATGATGAAGA aaatctAATTGCAGACATTTTTGGAGAGTCtggtgatgaagaggaggaggagtttaCA GGTTTTAACCAAGAGGACCTGGAAGGAGCAAAGCCAGCAGCGCCCAAGCCAGCAGCAGAGGAAGATTCTGACTCTGACGTTGATGTAAAATCTGGTAAAAT GATGGATTTCAAATCTGACTTTGAAATTATGTTAGAGAAGAAGAAGAGCATGAGTGCTAAGAGGCGAAGGAATCGGGATGGTGGCACTTTCATAAGTGATGCAGATGACGTAGTGAATGCCATGATAATGAAAATGACTGAAGCAGCAGAG GAAGATAGAAACCTGAACACAAGCAAGAAGCCAGCATTGAAGAAATTAACACTGCTCCCCACTGTAGTGATGCATCTAAAAAA ACAAGATTTGAAAGAGACGTTTATTGATAGCGGCGTCATGTCTGCCATAAAAGAATGGCTTTCTCCCCTTCCTGACCGCAGCTTGCCTGCGCTAAAAATCAGAGAGGAACTTCTTAAGATACTTCAAGAG cTGCCTAGTGTGAGTCAGGAGACGCTAAAACACAGTGGCATTGGCAGAGCTGTCATGTACCTATACAAACATCCTAAAGAGTCCAGGCCGAATAAGGATATTGCTGGCAAGCTGATAA ATGAATGGTCACGACCTATTTTTGGGTTGACCTCCAACTACAAGGGGATGACAAGAGAAGAGAGAGAACAAAGAGATCTGGAACAGATGCCACAGCGGAGAAGGTTGAGCAG CTCGGGGGGGCAGACACCACGCAGGGACCTGGATAAAGTGTTGACTGGAGAAGAGAA GGCATTACGTCCAGGTGACCCTGGTTTTTGTGCACGAGCGAGAGTTCCTCTGCCCTCTAACAAGGATTATGTTGTCCGTCCAAAATGGAATGTGGAGATGGAATCTTCCCGG
- the IWS1 gene encoding protein IWS1 homolog isoform X2 codes for MEADYYSPENSDDGGATPVQDERESGSDDEGNDHEQHGSGGESPGNRYENDDSDAEEANKDGGSGSENEANNSDDDERRPRNSSDVENDSFNHNASDSETEVAHNHVASDSEDEAPRKKDTDDDGTPVKGVVSDSEEEVRSRHSASDSDEDRPTKRKGNRNDDSEDEAPAKHAGSDSEDEAPAKRAGSDSEDEAPAKRAGSDSEDEAPAKRAGSDSEDEAPAKRAGSDSEDEAPAKRAGSDSEDEAPAKRAGSDSEDEAPAKRAGSDSEDEAPATRAGSDSEDEAPAKRAGSDSEDEAPAKRAGSDSEDEVRKKRKKRVDSDSEDEAPAKRVDSDSEDEAPAKRVGSDSEDEAPAKRVGSDSEDETPAKRVGSDSEDEAPAKRVGSDSEDEAPAKRVGSDSEDEAPAKRVGSDSEDEAPAKRVGSDSEDEAPAKRVGSDSEDEAPAKRVGSDSKDKVRKKRKKRVDSDSEDEAPAKRVGSDSEDEAPAKRVGSDSEDEAPAKRVGSDSEDEAPAKRVGSDSEDEAPAKRVGSDSKDKVRKKRKKRVASDSEDEVAKKRAVSSGDEAPVKRMATDSNDEAPDKRVASDSEDERPVKRPARRAVSGSDDDAPKKKASGSEDEAPAKRKIVDSDDEVTTKRAVSDSDDERPSKPVHSDSEEDTTAKPAANDSEDEFPRMKRKIVSSDDSDDEVKRKMTKRKKKRAPRRSSESDNSASESAKKKAASDSEEENDEKISKRKTILSDSEDEETSDKPANKKSRILSDGDGSDSDASSKKTTTKKKAMSSDSEAEDETKSKGEPQIPEKKLFGSDSESGNDEENLIADIFGESGDEEEEEFTGFNQEDLEGAKPAAPKPAAEEDSDSDVDVKSGKMMDFKSDFEIMLEKKKSMSAKRRRNRDGGTFISDADDVVNAMIMKMTEAAEEDRNLNTSKKPALKKLTLLPTVVMHLKKQDLKETFIDSGVMSAIKEWLSPLPDRSLPALKIREELLKILQELPSVSQETLKHSGIGRAVMYLYKHPKESRPNKDIAGKLINEWSRPIFGLTSNYKGMTREEREQRDLEQMPQRRRLSSSGGQTPRRDLDKVLTGEEKALRPGDPGFCARARVPLPSNKDYVVRPKWNVEMESSRFALRKGLTRLEKHKRRFAEQRRLTKSSHAIKFSIEGNRMPL; via the exons ATGGAGGCGGACTACTACAGCCCGGAGAACTCGG atgatgggggtgcaaCCCCAGTACAAGATGAGCGAGAGTCTGGCTCTGACGATGAAGGAAATGATCATGAGCAGCACGGATCAGGAGGTGAAAGTCCAGGGAATAGATATGAG AATGACGACAGTGATGCTGAAGAAGCAAACAAAGATGGAGGCAGCGGTTCAGAAAACGAAGCCAATAATTCAGATGATGATGAGCGGAGACCACGCAACTCCAGTGACGTGGAGAATGATAGTTTTAATCACAATGCTAGTGACTCTGAAACTGAAGTGGCTCATAATCATGTTGCCAGTGATTCAGAGGATGAGGCACCCCGGAAAAAAGATACTGATGATGATGGCACTCCTGTTAAAGGTGTAGTAAGTGACTCTGAAGAAGAGGTACGGTCTAGACATTCAGCCAGTGATTCAGATGAGGATAGACCTACTAAAAGAAAGGGAAACAGGAACGATGACTCGGAAGATGAGGCCCCTGCCAAGCATGCGGGCAGTGACTCGGAAGATGAGGCCCCTGCCAAGCGTGCGGGCAGTGACTCGGAAGATGAGGCCCCTGCCAAGCGTGCGGGCAGTGACTCGGAAGATGAGGCCCCTGCCAAGCGTGCGGGCAGTGACTCGGAAGATGAGGCCCCTGCCAAGCGTGCGGGCAGTGACTCGGAAGATGAGGCCCCTGCCAAGCGTGCGGGCAGTGACTCGGAAGATGAGGCCCCTGCCAAGCGTGCGGGCAGTGACTCGGAAGATGAGGCCCCTGCCAAGCGTGCGGGCAGTGACTCGGAAGATGAGGCCCCTGCCACGCGTGCGGGCAGTGACTCGGAAGATGAGGCCCCTGCCAAGCGTGCGGGCAGTGACTCGGAAGATGAGGCCCCTGCCAAGCGTGCGGGCAGTGACTCGGAGGATGAAGTTCGTAAGaagcgcaagaagcgtgtggacagTGACTCGGAAGATGAAGCCCCTGCCAAGCGTGTGGACAGTGACTCGGAAGATGAAGCCCCTGCCAAGCGTGTGGGCAGTGACTCGGAAGATGAAGCCCCTGCCAAGCGTGTGGGCAGTGACTCGGAAGATGAAACCCCTGCCAAGCGTGTGGGCAGTGACTCGGAAGATGAAGCCCCTGCCAAGCGTGTGGGCAGTGACTCGGAAGATGAAGCCCCTGCCAAGCGTGTGGGCAGTGACTCGGAAGATGAAGCCCCTGCCAAGCGTGTGGGCAGTGACTCGGAAGATGAAGCCCCAGCCAAGCGTGTGGGCAGTGACTcggaggatgaggcccctgccaaGCGTGTGGGCAGTGACTCGGAAGATGAAGCCCCTGCCAAGCGTGTGGGCAGTGACTCGAAGGATAAAGTCCGTAAGaagcgcaagaagcgtgtggacagTGACTCGGAGGATGAAGCCCCTGCCAAGCGTGTGGGCAGTGACTCGGAAGATGAAGCCCCTGCCAAGCGTGTGGGCAGTGACTCGGAAGATGAAGCCCCTGCCAAGCGTGTGGGCAGTGACTCGGAAGATGAAGCCCCTGCCAAGCGTGTGGGCAGTGACTCGGAAGATGAAGCCCCTGCCAAGCGTGTGGGCAGTGACTCGAAGGATAAAGTCCGTAAGAAGCGCAAGAAGCGTGTAGCCAGTGACTCAGAAGATGAGGTTGCTAAGAAGCGTGCAGTCAGCTCTGGAGATGAAGCTCCTGTCAAGCGCATGGCCACTGACTCTAATGATGAAGCTCCTGACAAGCGTGTGGCCAGTGACTCTGAGGATGAGAGACCTGTTAAGCGCCCTGCTAGGCGTGCTGTCAGTGGCTCAGATGATGATGCCCCTAAAAAAAAGGCTAGTGGGTCAGAAGATGAAGCCCCTGCTAAACGAAAAATTGTTGACTCAGATGATGAAGTTACTACTAAGCGTGCGGTTAGTGACTCGGATGATGAACGTCCTTCTAAACCAGTGCACAGTGACTCTGAAGAGGATACAACTGCAAAACCTGCAGCAAATGATTCAGAGGATGAATTTCCTAGGATGAAAAGAAAAATTGTGTCATCAGATGATAGTGAtgatgaagtgaaaagaaaaatgACTAAGAGAAAGAAGAAAAGAGCACCACGCCGAAGTTCAGAGAGTGATAATAGTGCAAGTGAGAGTGCCAAGAAGAAGGCCGCTTCGGACAGTGAGGAAGAAAATGATGAGAAAATTTCAAAGAGGAAAACTATTCTTTCTGACAGTGAAGATGAAGAGACATCCGATAAACCAG CCAATAAAAAGAGTCGAATCCTCTCAGATGGTGATGGTTCTGACAGTGACGCGTCCTCCAAGAAAACTACTACAAAAAAGAAGGCAATgtcatctgacagtgaagctgagGATGAGACAAAATCTAAGGGCGAGCCACAAATTCCGGAGAAGAAGCTCTTTGGAAGTGACAGTGAATCTGGAAATGATGAAGA aaatctAATTGCAGACATTTTTGGAGAGTCtggtgatgaagaggaggaggagtttaCA GGTTTTAACCAAGAGGACCTGGAAGGAGCAAAGCCAGCAGCGCCCAAGCCAGCAGCAGAGGAAGATTCTGACTCTGACGTTGATGTAAAATCTGGTAAAAT GATGGATTTCAAATCTGACTTTGAAATTATGTTAGAGAAGAAGAAGAGCATGAGTGCTAAGAGGCGAAGGAATCGGGATGGTGGCACTTTCATAAGTGATGCAGATGACGTAGTGAATGCCATGATAATGAAAATGACTGAAGCAGCAGAG GAAGATAGAAACCTGAACACAAGCAAGAAGCCAGCATTGAAGAAATTAACACTGCTCCCCACTGTAGTGATGCATCTAAAAAA ACAAGATTTGAAAGAGACGTTTATTGATAGCGGCGTCATGTCTGCCATAAAAGAATGGCTTTCTCCCCTTCCTGACCGCAGCTTGCCTGCGCTAAAAATCAGAGAGGAACTTCTTAAGATACTTCAAGAG cTGCCTAGTGTGAGTCAGGAGACGCTAAAACACAGTGGCATTGGCAGAGCTGTCATGTACCTATACAAACATCCTAAAGAGTCCAGGCCGAATAAGGATATTGCTGGCAAGCTGATAA ATGAATGGTCACGACCTATTTTTGGGTTGACCTCCAACTACAAGGGGATGACAAGAGAAGAGAGAGAACAAAGAGATCTGGAACAGATGCCACAGCGGAGAAGGTTGAGCAG CTCGGGGGGGCAGACACCACGCAGGGACCTGGATAAAGTGTTGACTGGAGAAGAGAA GGCATTACGTCCAGGTGACCCTGGTTTTTGTGCACGAGCGAGAGTTCCTCTGCCCTCTAACAAGGATTATGTTGTCCGTCCAAAATGGAATGTGGAGATGGAATCTTCCCGG TTTGCTCTTCGTAAAGGCTTAACTCGTTTGGAAAAGCACAAAAGACGATTTGCTGAACAGAGAAGGCTCACTAAAAGCAGTCATGCCATCAAATTCAGCATTGAGGGCAACAGAATGCCCTTGTGA